The proteins below come from a single Mucilaginibacter mali genomic window:
- a CDS encoding DUF2262 domain-containing protein — protein sequence MGLFDFLKPKDKGNNKNAFVKPSIEPDIKGGFDLKLSDFYTQTQSAQVISVKVSPDFYELFPEAKAPAETGDKLELKTAAINIVFWGQTVEVSFNPNDIPDNSEAFITQINKQLNWLIKNPEAVNEVIIRDLLQLKNDNWLNEDETPLTKESFLKSIRLTSIGFYEDTNFSLYYDDGDLFFGHTIIVEINAEREVQEASIAG from the coding sequence ATGGGACTTTTTGACTTTTTAAAACCTAAAGACAAGGGCAACAATAAAAACGCCTTTGTAAAACCATCGATAGAGCCTGATATTAAAGGCGGGTTTGATTTAAAGCTATCTGATTTTTATACCCAAACACAATCGGCACAGGTTATTTCGGTAAAAGTAAGTCCCGACTTTTACGAGCTGTTTCCTGAAGCTAAAGCGCCGGCAGAAACCGGCGATAAACTGGAGTTAAAAACCGCAGCAATTAATATTGTTTTTTGGGGACAAACTGTTGAAGTAAGTTTTAACCCGAACGATATCCCTGACAATTCCGAAGCATTTATCACCCAAATAAACAAGCAATTAAACTGGCTGATAAAGAACCCTGAAGCGGTGAACGAAGTGATCATCCGCGATTTGCTACAATTAAAAAACGACAATTGGCTAAATGAAGATGAAACACCGCTCACCAAAGAAAGCTTCTTAAAGTCTATAAGGCTAACATCGATAGGCTTTTATGAAGATACAAATTTCAGCTTGTACTATGACGATGGGGACTTATTCTTTGGCCACACGATCATCGTTGAAATAAATGCAGAAAGAGAAGTACAAGAGGCGTCTATAGCGGGGTAA
- a CDS encoding ligand-binding sensor domain-containing protein codes for MKTHSQICILFMMLAFCTYCQGQNKTTLLKENAASGPKEVIMPQAPNKLVRSIRQDSKGNIWLASAKGVFRYDGKSFTNVTDKASSAGFFSVLEDRKGNFWFSSAGSGVYYYDGKSFKNYTINNGLPGNGVTCIYEDKAGNIWFGTESGASRYDGKSFRTFKMKETLAPPGAGDSVHVSTFESELWRHNDINAIIEDKAGKLWFGTKGDVYVYDGKTFTAVKNTNGKSFTNVGTITEDKKGNIWLGGKDGLWRYDGHMFTNISPNFINYIYEDKTGNIWTTSQSANDHDWTLSRYDAKSLTDKAPVVTEIKSKYKGNKGILYGIMEANDGSIWLGSGDGVSRYDGSTITELKNAAGRQ; via the coding sequence ATGAAAACACACTCACAAATCTGCATTTTATTCATGATGCTTGCTTTTTGCACCTATTGCCAGGGACAAAACAAAACAACCCTTTTAAAGGAAAACGCCGCCTCCGGGCCTAAAGAGGTGATCATGCCACAGGCACCAAACAAGCTTGTCCGCAGCATCAGGCAAGACAGCAAGGGCAATATCTGGCTTGCTTCAGCGAAAGGGGTTTTTCGCTACGATGGTAAATCCTTTACTAATGTTACCGATAAGGCGAGTTCGGCCGGCTTTTTTTCTGTTTTGGAAGATAGAAAAGGGAATTTTTGGTTTAGTTCTGCTGGTTCAGGGGTTTATTATTACGATGGGAAATCCTTTAAAAATTATACCATCAACAATGGACTTCCCGGTAATGGGGTTACCTGTATTTATGAAGATAAAGCCGGTAATATTTGGTTCGGCACGGAATCAGGAGCAAGCCGGTACGATGGCAAATCCTTTCGGACCTTTAAAATGAAGGAAACACTGGCGCCGCCCGGCGCCGGCGATTCTGTCCACGTATCAACTTTCGAAAGCGAGCTTTGGAGGCATAATGATATTAATGCCATTATTGAAGACAAAGCAGGCAAGTTATGGTTTGGTACCAAAGGCGATGTTTACGTTTATGATGGTAAAACATTTACCGCTGTCAAAAACACTAACGGCAAATCGTTTACAAATGTTGGTACCATAACAGAAGATAAAAAGGGCAATATCTGGCTTGGGGGTAAAGATGGCCTATGGCGTTATGACGGCCACATGTTTACCAATATCTCCCCAAACTTTATTAATTATATCTACGAAGATAAAACAGGCAATATCTGGACTACTTCGCAAAGTGCCAATGACCACGACTGGACACTTTCCCGTTATGATGCAAAATCACTGACCGACAAAGCGCCGGTTGTAACCGAGATCAAATCAAAATATAAAGGCAATAAAGGAATACTTTACGGGATCATGGAAGCTAATGACGGAAGTATTTGGTTAGGATCAGGCGATGGGGTTTCCCGGTATGATGGAAGTACGATTACGGAACTTAAAAACGCGGCCGGTCGGCAATAA
- a CDS encoding YceI family protein yields the protein MNNKLLTSYLFLIITSFFLGCSATGENKNNTSSSSISLHVGDEKYFTIDTKESVVAWTGSGVHGKHDGYAYISKGELMIENGQLMGGTVEIDMTKTEGPGHATNNNLINHLKGPDFFDVEKFPFSTIVITKSAAINGENKTVTGKLMIKGITEPVTFPARIEIRDGIVKASARLIIDRTKWGIRYNSGKFYDNLADRAISDSIGFQINIVAKK from the coding sequence ATGAACAATAAGCTATTAACCAGTTACTTATTTTTAATTATTACTTCTTTTTTCCTGGGTTGTAGTGCAACCGGGGAAAATAAAAACAATACATCGTCGAGCTCCATATCCTTACATGTTGGGGATGAAAAATATTTTACTATAGATACAAAGGAAAGCGTTGTAGCATGGACAGGTTCAGGTGTTCACGGGAAGCATGACGGGTATGCCTATATATCAAAAGGAGAATTGATGATTGAAAACGGCCAACTTATGGGCGGTACTGTTGAAATAGACATGACCAAAACTGAGGGGCCTGGTCACGCGACGAATAATAACCTTATTAATCACTTAAAAGGTCCTGATTTTTTTGATGTTGAGAAATTCCCCTTTTCTACAATCGTAATTACCAAAAGCGCAGCAATAAACGGTGAGAATAAAACAGTTACAGGGAAGCTGATGATTAAAGGTATCACAGAGCCGGTTACCTTCCCGGCCAGAATAGAAATCAGGGACGGAATTGTAAAAGCGAGTGCCAGGCTGATCATCGATCGGACAAAATGGGGTATCCGTTACAATTCAGGAAAGTTCTATGATAATTTGGCTGATAGAGCTATTTCGGATTCCATTGGATTTCAGATCAATATCGTAGCAAAAAAATAA
- a CDS encoding IS1182 family transposase has translation MSSKRPVFKPYQQRQLMAIPPTLDELVPASHPVRVVNDVIDRLYLEPLLKAYHIRGSSSYHPQMLLKVLVYGYVTNTYSSRKLAAACRESVYLMWLSSMNYPDHNTINRFRGVRLKHALRDVFEDVVKLLAEEGLLSIEEVNTDGTKIEANANRYTFVWKKAIQTNKEKMKKQLSEIWDYAQSVAKEEDRLPDPPDFTVIDSEKVNAAVDKLNEKLSSREDVSKQVKSKLRYISKHYPQAIARYEQQEALLGERNSYSKTDTDATFMRMKEDHMKNGQLKPGYNVQISTSNQFIVNYTIHSNTTDTNTLSAHLAQHEVSFGKAPQVLTADAGYGSEENYTRLEQKGTIAFVKYGMFDKEQNENHNNKHPFAANKLFYNQEKDCYICPMGQQMNFIGTSKRKTSTEFEQTVKRYQAVNCANCPLNGICHKSKGNRIIEINENLNRLKQKAHELLNSEEGIQRRKKRCFDVEPVFGNIKQNHGFKRFMLRGKEKVEIEWGLVAIAQNLRKKAA, from the coding sequence ATGTCCTCTAAAAGACCTGTATTCAAGCCCTACCAGCAACGGCAGTTGATGGCTATTCCTCCGACACTTGACGAATTAGTTCCGGCATCGCACCCGGTGCGTGTAGTTAACGATGTGATCGACAGGCTCTATCTGGAACCATTGCTGAAAGCTTATCATATCCGCGGGAGTTCAAGCTATCACCCGCAAATGTTGTTAAAGGTGCTGGTATATGGGTATGTAACCAACACCTACTCCAGCCGAAAGCTGGCAGCAGCCTGCCGGGAAAGCGTTTACCTGATGTGGCTGAGTTCGATGAACTATCCTGATCATAATACGATCAACCGTTTCCGGGGCGTACGTTTGAAGCATGCGCTGCGTGATGTGTTCGAAGATGTGGTGAAACTTTTGGCAGAGGAAGGCCTGCTCAGTATTGAAGAAGTGAATACGGACGGGACAAAGATAGAGGCGAATGCAAACCGGTATACCTTTGTCTGGAAGAAAGCGATTCAGACCAATAAGGAAAAGATGAAAAAGCAGCTGTCAGAGATATGGGACTATGCCCAAAGCGTAGCAAAAGAAGAAGACAGGCTGCCTGATCCGCCTGACTTTACTGTTATTGACAGTGAAAAGGTCAATGCCGCAGTAGATAAACTCAATGAGAAGCTTTCCTCGCGTGAGGATGTTTCCAAACAGGTCAAAAGCAAGCTGCGGTATATCAGCAAACATTACCCGCAGGCCATTGCCCGCTATGAGCAGCAGGAAGCTCTGCTGGGTGAACGCAACAGCTATTCCAAGACCGATACGGATGCCACATTCATGCGGATGAAGGAAGACCACATGAAAAACGGCCAGTTAAAACCGGGGTATAATGTTCAGATATCCACATCCAACCAGTTCATTGTCAATTACACCATTCACTCCAACACCACAGACACCAATACATTAAGTGCTCATTTAGCGCAGCATGAAGTCAGCTTTGGCAAAGCACCGCAAGTGCTTACAGCCGATGCCGGATATGGCTCCGAGGAGAACTACACGCGGTTGGAACAAAAAGGAACAATCGCCTTTGTAAAGTATGGGATGTTCGATAAGGAACAAAATGAGAATCACAACAACAAGCACCCTTTTGCAGCAAATAAGCTTTTTTACAACCAGGAGAAAGATTGTTACATCTGCCCGATGGGCCAGCAAATGAATTTCATCGGAACAAGTAAAAGAAAAACAAGCACGGAGTTTGAACAAACGGTAAAAAGATACCAGGCAGTTAACTGCGCTAACTGTCCGCTGAACGGTATTTGCCATAAATCAAAAGGGAATCGGATCATTGAAATCAATGAAAACCTGAACCGCCTGAAACAAAAGGCGCACGAGCTGTTAAACAGTGAAGAAGGCATACAACGGCGAAAGAAACGCTGCTTTGATGTAGAACCTGTATTTGGTAATATTAAGCAGAACCATGGCTTTAAACGGTTTATGCTCCGCGGCAAGGAAAAAGTAGAAATAGAATGGGGTTTAGTTGCAATCGCACAAAATCTAAGGAAAAAAGCGGCTTAA
- a CDS encoding porin family protein, giving the protein MRKILTTLLITAGFCTAAFSQTKGTTEFGINVGYNGATVTAGNLTNTDYKSGFNAGVSVEHYFSESWSFKTKLLYDQKGWDNGFYGTKTTNYSLNYLTVPLLANWHFGRTKNWFLNFGPYVSFLLAASESAGGQDVKPYFNTVDGGLDLGIGIKFPVAEKTKFFIELNGQGGVTDIGKNNSGSSIKNSLSSINIGLTF; this is encoded by the coding sequence ATGAGAAAAATTTTAACCACACTGCTAATTACGGCTGGATTTTGCACGGCCGCTTTTTCACAAACAAAGGGCACTACCGAATTTGGTATTAACGTTGGCTACAATGGCGCCACAGTAACAGCAGGCAACCTTACAAACACCGATTACAAAAGCGGTTTTAACGCGGGTGTTTCTGTTGAACACTATTTTTCGGAAAGCTGGAGCTTTAAAACAAAATTGCTTTACGATCAAAAGGGCTGGGACAATGGTTTTTACGGTACTAAAACTACTAATTACAGCTTAAACTACTTAACCGTTCCCTTGCTGGCTAACTGGCATTTTGGGCGTACTAAGAACTGGTTCCTTAATTTTGGCCCGTATGTAAGCTTTTTATTAGCTGCGTCGGAAAGCGCGGGAGGCCAGGATGTAAAACCTTATTTTAACACTGTAGATGGCGGGCTTGATCTGGGTATTGGTATAAAATTCCCGGTTGCCGAAAAAACGAAGTTCTTTATTGAACTTAACGGCCAGGGAGGTGTTACGGATATTGGTAAAAACAACAGCGGGTCTTCAATTAAAAACAGCCTGTCTTCTATAAATATCGGCCTTACTTTTTAA